A window of the Euzebya pacifica genome harbors these coding sequences:
- a CDS encoding NAD(+) synthase, which translates to MSPTAFRSIHTHGFARVAGATPRGTVGDPARNAEITVEIAERAHDEDVDLVVFPELNLSSYAVDDLHLQGGIHHAVADAIATVVAASTALHPVLLVGAPVAAGSTLYNCALAIHRGRILGVVPKSFLPNYREYYEKRWFTPGAGVVGGEITVAGQTVPFGTDLLFAATDVPEFVLGMEICEDFWAATPPSTRAALAGAVVLANLSASNVTIGKARDRALLCASQSLRTLSAYVFSASGPGESTTEVAWDGQSLIHEGGKLLAASARFDDSEQLVVADVDLGGLRSERMRTPTFADAAVAAGRPDTTVRRIAFELGRSEADTGLRRTVERFPFVPSDRQALDEDCYEAFNIQVDGLIRRLTATGSRTLVIGVSGGIDSTHALIVAAKAMDRLDRPRTDIIGVTMPGFATSEGTKSNAWRLMRALGITAEEIDIRPAAEQMLADLDHPYARGERGREVYDTTFENVQAGLRTDYLFRLANHRGGFVLGTGDLSEMALGWCTYGVGDQMSHYAVNTGVPKTLIQYLIRWAVTTDQYDGPTDEVLVDILDTEISPELVPAEEGEEIQSTEDAIGPYELHDFFLHHIARRGRAPSTVAFLAWHAWRDAAAGDWPADFPDDARRAHDPATIRRWLEVFLQRFFGFSQFKRSAMPNGPKVSGAGALSPRGDWRAPSDGTAAPFLAELAANVPADFS; encoded by the coding sequence GTGAGCCCGACCGCGTTCCGATCCATCCACACCCACGGCTTCGCGCGTGTCGCCGGGGCCACCCCGCGGGGAACCGTGGGCGATCCCGCCCGCAACGCCGAGATCACCGTCGAGATCGCCGAACGAGCCCACGACGAGGACGTCGACCTGGTCGTCTTCCCCGAGCTCAACCTCTCCTCCTACGCCGTGGACGACCTGCACCTGCAGGGCGGCATACACCACGCCGTCGCCGACGCCATCGCCACGGTCGTCGCCGCCAGCACGGCCCTGCACCCGGTGCTGCTGGTCGGCGCCCCCGTCGCGGCGGGCAGCACGCTGTACAACTGCGCCCTGGCGATCCACCGCGGCCGGATCCTCGGTGTGGTGCCCAAGAGCTTCCTGCCCAACTACCGCGAGTACTACGAGAAGCGCTGGTTCACCCCCGGCGCCGGCGTGGTCGGGGGCGAGATCACCGTTGCCGGGCAGACCGTGCCGTTCGGCACCGACCTGCTGTTCGCGGCCACCGATGTCCCCGAGTTCGTGCTCGGCATGGAGATCTGCGAGGACTTCTGGGCCGCCACCCCGCCCTCGACCCGTGCCGCCCTGGCAGGTGCCGTGGTGCTGGCCAACCTCTCGGCGTCCAACGTGACCATCGGCAAGGCCCGCGACCGGGCGCTGCTGTGTGCGTCGCAGTCGCTGCGGACCCTGTCGGCCTACGTGTTCTCCGCGTCGGGGCCAGGCGAGAGCACGACCGAGGTCGCGTGGGACGGCCAGAGCCTGATCCACGAAGGCGGCAAGCTGCTGGCGGCGTCAGCACGCTTCGACGACTCCGAGCAGCTGGTCGTCGCCGACGTGGACCTCGGCGGGTTGCGCTCCGAGCGGATGCGCACGCCGACGTTCGCCGACGCCGCCGTTGCTGCCGGTCGACCCGACACGACCGTCCGGCGCATCGCCTTCGAGCTGGGACGCAGCGAGGCCGACACGGGCCTGCGGCGGACCGTGGAACGTTTCCCCTTCGTCCCCAGCGACCGCCAGGCCCTTGACGAGGACTGCTACGAGGCGTTCAACATCCAGGTCGACGGCCTCATCCGACGGCTGACCGCAACGGGCAGCAGGACCCTCGTCATCGGGGTGTCGGGCGGCATCGACTCGACGCACGCGCTGATCGTCGCGGCCAAGGCGATGGACCGGCTCGACCGTCCGCGCACCGACATCATCGGCGTGACGATGCCCGGGTTCGCGACCAGCGAGGGGACCAAGTCCAACGCCTGGCGGCTGATGCGGGCGCTCGGCATCACCGCGGAGGAGATCGACATCCGTCCCGCGGCCGAGCAGATGCTGGCCGACCTCGACCACCCCTACGCCCGGGGGGAGCGGGGGCGAGAGGTCTACGACACGACCTTCGAGAACGTGCAGGCGGGGTTGCGGACCGACTACCTGTTCCGGCTGGCCAACCACCGAGGGGGGTTCGTGCTGGGCACCGGTGACCTGTCGGAGATGGCGCTGGGCTGGTGCACCTACGGGGTCGGCGACCAGATGAGCCACTACGCGGTGAACACCGGCGTGCCCAAGACGCTGATCCAGTACCTGATCCGCTGGGCCGTGACGACCGACCAGTACGACGGCCCCACCGACGAGGTCCTCGTCGACATCCTCGACACCGAGATCTCCCCCGAGCTCGTCCCCGCGGAGGAGGGGGAGGAGATCCAGTCCACCGAGGACGCGATCGGCCCCTACGAGCTGCACGACTTCTTCCTGCACCACATCGCCCGGCGGGGTCGGGCTCCGTCGACGGTGGCCTTCCTCGCGTGGCATGCCTGGCGGGACGCAGCCGCTGGCGACTGGCCGGCGGACTTCCCCGACGACGCCAGGCGCGCCCACGATCCGGCGACGATCCGGCGGTGGCTGGAGGTGTTCCTGCAGCGGTTCTTCGGGTTCAGCCAGTTCAAGCGCTCGGCGATGCCCAACGGTCCCAAGGTCAGCGGTGCGGGGGCGCTGTCGCCTCGCGGTGACTGGCGGGCGCCCTCGGATGGCACCGCCGCACCGTTCCTCGCCGAGCTGGCCGCCAACGTGCCGGCGGACTTCAGCTGA
- a CDS encoding CinA family protein: protein MDPRLDAEALAGVIGTDFQARTRRLLHQLSGTGRMLATAESCTGGLLASLFTDIPGASHVLDRGLVVYSLRAKQDLLGVPEEMLETHGAVSKPVAVAMAEALVRQDGPDIGVSITGYADTGPEPGLVHMAVAHAGGDTVHRVRRFGTVGRGAVRLRTLSAALDLLEETL, encoded by the coding sequence ATGGACCCTCGACTCGATGCCGAAGCGCTGGCAGGCGTCATCGGAACCGACTTCCAGGCTCGGACACGACGTCTCCTGCACCAGCTGAGTGGCACCGGCAGGATGCTGGCCACGGCCGAGAGCTGCACCGGTGGCCTGCTCGCGTCGTTGTTCACCGACATCCCCGGTGCGAGCCACGTGCTGGACCGTGGCCTGGTCGTCTACTCCCTGCGTGCCAAGCAAGACCTGCTCGGCGTTCCCGAGGAGATGCTGGAGACCCACGGTGCGGTCAGCAAGCCGGTTGCCGTCGCCATGGCCGAGGCGCTGGTGCGCCAGGACGGCCCCGACATCGGCGTGTCGATCACCGGCTACGCCGACACGGGACCCGAACCGGGCCTGGTGCACATGGCCGTTGCCCACGCCGGCGGCGACACCGTGCACCGTGTCCGGCGTTTCGGCACGGTGGGGCGCGGAGCCGTGCGGCTGCGTACCCTCAGCGCGGCGCTCGACCTGCTGGAGGAAACCCTGTGA
- a CDS encoding methyl-accepting chemotaxis protein → MPTAFDRLGFRSKLLSLVALPLVGMLVFAGSSALEHRQRAADAQHTGTIVELASVTGSLVHQLQLERGLTSMLLAKSTPENLTALADQRIRTDASLADWTTFRTSLGDLVTRVAAEMATDDDGPSPASALAELPDLRADIDRGLVGSTDVVAGYGAPTSQLLASLVGAASTTADAALSREILAHVALLEAKEQADLERAELANVFSLGRFAAGQSRTVAAAIAAQDTHLKDFQRAASLRARTILEEARAHPSFATVAEMEDAAFRNARTGEFGVDAADWFDATTQRIDVLRSAEQALAEGLLADADAAGAAADRAFGVAVVAAIVLFAMTIGWCAMVVRRVTRQMTRTADALDRAAGALGPVTDHVRGAATRVSHEIAAVSTLVDHTTSSVDGVVSATTGLSAAVHDIARNAATAERRADEAMRTATATSTSVEALVESAAHVAAITEMIGRITEQTKLLALNATIEAARAGDAGRGFAVVASEVQALAAETADATGLIDERVGRIREAVEDMSALSRDVTATMSAVRDSQHAIASAVQQQAAASDGITRSLDGMSDRADQVTRGVLEVSAIVQQSLVAADRAGAAAAVVDAARAQLRAVVGGTRVGAAPARASRSAGALAPLPEPESILV, encoded by the coding sequence ATGCCCACCGCCTTCGATCGCCTCGGTTTCCGGTCCAAGCTGTTGTCGCTCGTCGCGCTGCCGCTGGTCGGCATGCTGGTCTTCGCAGGCAGCAGCGCGCTGGAGCACCGCCAACGGGCCGCCGACGCCCAGCACACGGGCACCATCGTCGAGCTGGCGTCGGTGACGGGGTCACTCGTCCACCAGCTGCAGCTGGAGCGCGGGTTGACGTCGATGCTGCTGGCCAAGTCGACGCCGGAGAACCTGACGGCGCTGGCCGACCAGCGGATCCGAACCGACGCATCCCTCGCCGACTGGACCACGTTCCGGACCTCCCTCGGCGACCTGGTCACCCGCGTGGCTGCCGAGATGGCCACCGACGACGACGGGCCGTCCCCGGCGTCGGCCCTTGCCGAACTCCCCGACCTGCGCGCGGACATCGACCGCGGCCTGGTCGGGTCGACTGACGTCGTGGCCGGCTACGGGGCACCGACGTCGCAGCTGCTGGCGTCGCTGGTCGGGGCGGCGTCCACCACCGCGGATGCAGCGCTCAGCCGAGAGATCCTCGCCCATGTGGCGTTGCTGGAGGCCAAGGAGCAGGCCGACCTCGAACGTGCCGAGCTCGCCAACGTCTTCTCCCTCGGCCGGTTCGCCGCGGGTCAGAGCCGCACCGTCGCCGCCGCGATCGCGGCCCAGGACACCCACCTGAAGGACTTCCAGCGGGCCGCGTCGCTCCGGGCCCGAACGATCCTGGAGGAGGCCAGGGCCCATCCGTCCTTCGCCACGGTCGCCGAGATGGAGGACGCCGCCTTCCGCAACGCGCGGACCGGCGAGTTCGGGGTCGACGCCGCGGACTGGTTCGATGCGACGACGCAACGGATCGACGTCCTCCGGTCCGCGGAGCAGGCGCTGGCCGAGGGCTTGCTGGCCGACGCCGACGCAGCCGGCGCCGCCGCTGACCGCGCGTTCGGCGTGGCTGTCGTCGCCGCCATCGTGCTGTTCGCCATGACGATCGGCTGGTGCGCCATGGTGGTCCGCCGGGTGACCCGACAGATGACCCGTACCGCTGATGCGCTGGACCGGGCGGCGGGCGCGCTGGGGCCGGTGACCGACCACGTCCGGGGCGCTGCGACGCGGGTCTCCCACGAGATCGCCGCCGTGTCGACGCTGGTGGACCACACGACGAGCAGCGTCGACGGGGTGGTGTCGGCGACCACAGGGCTGTCGGCGGCCGTCCATGACATCGCGCGCAACGCCGCCACCGCCGAGCGCCGTGCCGACGAGGCCATGCGGACCGCCACGGCGACCTCGACGTCGGTGGAGGCCCTCGTGGAGTCCGCGGCCCACGTGGCGGCGATCACCGAGATGATCGGCCGCATCACCGAGCAGACCAAGCTGCTGGCCCTCAACGCCACCATCGAGGCGGCTCGGGCCGGCGATGCCGGCCGCGGCTTCGCCGTCGTCGCCAGCGAGGTGCAGGCACTTGCCGCCGAGACCGCTGACGCCACCGGACTGATCGACGAACGGGTCGGACGCATCCGCGAGGCCGTGGAGGACATGTCGGCGTTGTCCCGCGACGTGACCGCGACGATGTCGGCGGTCCGCGACAGCCAGCACGCCATCGCTTCGGCCGTCCAGCAGCAGGCCGCGGCCAGCGACGGCATTACGCGCAGCCTCGACGGCATGTCGGATCGCGCTGACCAGGTGACCCGTGGCGTGCTGGAGGTCTCTGCCATCGTCCAGCAGTCGCTCGTTGCGGCCGACCGGGCCGGCGCCGCAGCGGCCGTCGTGGACGCCGCACGCGCACAGCTGCGCGCGGTCGTGGGTGGTACACGGGTCGGCGCAGCGCCAGCACGCGCATCGCGATCGGCCGGGGCGCTGGCCCCGCTCCCCGAACCGGAATCGATCCTTGTCTGA
- a CDS encoding ATP-binding protein, which produces MIDIALDVQLPRQLRAVGHLRRTVRSLCVEMGVAPDDVDALVLATSEACNNIILHADLDDTFEVRFRLRGHTARIEVVNENTPFLDLEQQATDPLSESGRGLQIMRHLCDEARFTTSGEGGTLVEMVRRVQATEGSLLDGPG; this is translated from the coding sequence GTGATCGACATCGCCCTGGATGTCCAGCTACCCCGTCAGCTCAGAGCTGTCGGCCATCTGCGCCGGACGGTCCGATCGCTCTGTGTCGAGATGGGCGTTGCGCCCGACGATGTGGACGCCCTCGTGCTGGCGACGTCCGAGGCCTGCAACAACATCATCCTGCACGCCGACCTCGACGACACCTTCGAGGTGCGGTTCCGGCTGCGTGGCCACACGGCCCGGATCGAGGTCGTCAACGAGAACACGCCGTTCCTGGACCTCGAGCAGCAGGCGACCGACCCCCTCTCGGAGTCGGGACGCGGCCTGCAGATCATGCGCCACCTCTGCGACGAAGCCCGGTTCACGACCTCCGGTGAGGGCGGGACGCTGGTGGAGATGGTGCGACGCGTCCAGGCCACCGAGGGATCCCTGCTCGACGGTCCGGGCTGA
- a CDS encoding L,D-transpeptidase family protein produces the protein MRRTLLFFVSALVVAGAALATSQLGGNPVIDVPPAPSVVPVPTPSTTPTTAPTPTVTAAPVTTPTPTPTPVETEAEVASVQQSLTDLGYYVGAVDGKAGPATASAVQAFQKVNGLSADGVIGPNTIAAMADPAQPTLVGGPATRVEVDLDTQVLVLVEGGSVSRILPISSGSGDRYSTAGGGTAESVTPVGTYTVERRISGERHAPLGTLYDPMYFYRGWAIHGSNSVPAYPASHGCVRVTRADAKWLFERVGVGMPIVLHGDRNAFDPRQGESAGTAEPAGDTPDTTPPDGIQTPEPTPGATEPAPAPEPTPPAEPQPTTAPPAEPTTPPEPTPTGGTTPDAQPPPAAPPTPVPEVPDPG, from the coding sequence ATGCGCAGAACGCTCCTCTTCTTCGTCTCGGCGCTCGTGGTCGCCGGTGCCGCGCTCGCCACGTCGCAGCTGGGTGGAAACCCCGTCATCGACGTGCCGCCAGCCCCCTCCGTCGTGCCCGTGCCCACCCCCTCCACCACGCCCACCACGGCCCCCACGCCGACGGTGACGGCAGCCCCGGTCACCACACCGACGCCCACGCCCACCCCGGTCGAGACCGAAGCCGAGGTGGCCTCGGTGCAGCAGTCGCTGACCGACCTCGGCTACTACGTCGGCGCCGTCGACGGGAAGGCCGGTCCGGCCACCGCCAGCGCCGTCCAGGCCTTCCAGAAGGTCAACGGGCTGTCGGCCGACGGCGTGATCGGCCCCAACACGATCGCCGCGATGGCCGACCCGGCCCAGCCGACGCTGGTCGGCGGACCTGCGACGCGTGTCGAGGTCGACCTCGACACGCAGGTGCTCGTGCTGGTCGAGGGAGGCAGCGTCAGCCGGATCCTGCCCATCTCCAGCGGGTCGGGTGACCGCTACTCCACCGCCGGCGGCGGGACGGCCGAGTCGGTCACCCCCGTCGGCACCTACACCGTCGAGCGGCGGATCTCCGGTGAGCGCCACGCCCCCCTCGGGACGCTGTACGACCCGATGTACTTCTACCGGGGCTGGGCCATCCACGGGTCCAACAGCGTGCCGGCCTATCCGGCCTCCCACGGGTGCGTGCGCGTGACACGGGCCGACGCCAAGTGGTTGTTCGAGCGAGTGGGTGTGGGCATGCCGATCGTGCTTCACGGTGACCGCAACGCCTTCGACCCTCGTCAGGGCGAGAGCGCGGGTACAGCCGAGCCGGCCGGCGACACACCCGACACGACCCCGCCGGACGGCATCCAGACCCCCGAGCCCACACCGGGCGCGACCGAACCCGCCCCCGCGCCGGAACCCACACCGCCCGCCGAGCCGCAGCCCACCACCGCGCCGCCGGCCGAACCGACGACCCCGCCGGAGCCCACTCCGACCGGCGGCACCACCCCGGACGCGCAGCCGCCACCGGCTGCGCCGCCCACCCCGGTGCCCGAGGTCCCCGACCCCGGATAG
- a CDS encoding cell wall-binding repeat-containing protein — MRTRITRIATAGFTAGVLALTAAGPAAAQGLPDLPTAPSGAVGEILSPLEDLIGEITGPLGDALGDVPLDNAVTLSGTDAVEAAVALSRITFPESQVAFVGRDDVFADTLSSVAGQGIAGAPLLLTQTDGIDPRTTDELTRLGVTEVIILGAEQAISAAVEDELVGIYGADNVTRVGGPSRIETAADLASVIAPQAAHVVMMRAYPSEGADQSQAYADALSAGPLASNLELPSLLTTTDYLHTATEEYLRSAGVEQVTLIGGEAAISPDVENTLLDMGVTVTRVAGDNRWDTSVRIANAMGMLDVSDANRVILSEGGAVAEPLWAAGFAAAAHGAVYQSPVLLVDGPLLPPETISFIGDGLIANALRVNNEPVICNSFVDFLACETVALMMLGTLDAANELAGGAIGSVLGPVLEPLAEALDGILPGPDGTSPGLVGQILGLIGVGGTEEEPESDLCSDGLDNDEDGEIDEADECEAASEESADAQFAAAMADQPVEVRNAFTDMMGAEGDRVSPSEQGVLIRILSDLSDTLGGPVDTSNPAQAAALVDVLESINAVVGDRSGNIPLGELTSLLEGVELLTADLADVVALGSLIEELGTDTLPVVEDLTTIVGGFLSTSAGFHEVERDLVSTYGPEAQRLANVINRLTQ; from the coding sequence ATGAGGACCCGCATCACCCGAATCGCCACCGCCGGCTTCACCGCCGGTGTGCTGGCACTGACCGCCGCTGGCCCTGCCGCCGCGCAGGGGCTGCCAGACCTGCCAACCGCCCCCTCGGGCGCCGTCGGCGAGATCCTCTCGCCGCTGGAGGACCTCATCGGCGAGATCACCGGCCCGCTCGGTGACGCCCTCGGCGACGTGCCGCTGGACAACGCCGTGACCCTCTCGGGCACCGACGCCGTCGAAGCCGCTGTCGCGCTGTCCCGCATCACGTTCCCCGAGAGCCAGGTCGCCTTCGTCGGCCGCGACGACGTGTTCGCCGACACGCTGTCCTCCGTCGCTGGCCAGGGCATCGCCGGCGCGCCGCTCCTGCTGACCCAGACCGACGGCATCGACCCCCGCACCACCGACGAGCTGACCCGCCTCGGCGTCACCGAGGTCATCATCCTCGGCGCCGAGCAGGCGATCTCCGCCGCCGTCGAGGACGAGCTGGTCGGCATCTACGGTGCCGACAACGTCACCCGTGTCGGCGGCCCGTCCCGCATCGAGACCGCTGCCGACCTGGCCAGCGTCATCGCCCCCCAGGCCGCCCACGTCGTCATGATGCGCGCCTACCCCTCCGAAGGTGCCGACCAGTCGCAGGCCTACGCCGACGCGCTGTCCGCCGGCCCGCTGGCCTCCAACCTCGAGCTGCCCTCCCTCCTGACGACCACCGACTACCTGCACACCGCGACCGAGGAGTACCTCCGTTCGGCCGGGGTGGAGCAGGTCACGCTCATCGGTGGCGAAGCGGCCATCTCCCCCGACGTCGAGAACACCCTCCTGGACATGGGCGTCACGGTCACCCGCGTCGCCGGTGACAACCGCTGGGACACCTCGGTACGCATCGCCAACGCCATGGGCATGCTCGACGTCTCCGACGCCAACCGCGTGATCCTCAGCGAGGGCGGCGCCGTCGCCGAGCCGCTGTGGGCCGCCGGCTTCGCCGCCGCCGCACACGGTGCGGTCTACCAGTCGCCGGTCCTGCTGGTCGACGGTCCCCTGCTGCCGCCGGAGACCATCTCCTTCATCGGTGACGGCCTGATCGCCAACGCCCTGCGTGTCAACAACGAGCCGGTCATCTGCAACAGCTTCGTGGACTTCCTGGCCTGCGAGACCGTTGCCCTGATGATGCTCGGCACCCTTGACGCCGCCAACGAGCTCGCCGGTGGCGCCATCGGCAGCGTGCTCGGCCCGGTGCTCGAGCCCCTGGCCGAGGCCCTCGACGGCATCCTGCCCGGCCCCGACGGCACCAGCCCCGGCCTGGTCGGCCAGATCCTCGGCCTCATCGGCGTGGGCGGCACCGAGGAAGAGCCCGAGTCCGACCTGTGCTCGGACGGCCTCGACAACGACGAGGACGGCGAGATCGACGAAGCAGACGAGTGCGAGGCTGCGTCGGAGGAATCCGCTGACGCGCAGTTCGCGGCCGCCATGGCCGACCAGCCCGTCGAGGTTCGCAACGCCTTCACCGACATGATGGGTGCCGAGGGCGACCGCGTCTCCCCGTCCGAGCAGGGCGTGCTGATCCGCATCCTCTCCGACCTGTCCGACACCCTCGGTGGCCCGGTCGACACCTCCAACCCGGCGCAGGCCGCCGCGCTGGTCGACGTCCTCGAGTCCATCAACGCCGTCGTCGGCGACCGCTCCGGCAACATCCCGCTGGGCGAGCTCACCAGCCTGCTCGAAGGCGTGGAGCTGCTGACCGCCGACCTGGCCGACGTCGTTGCCCTGGGCTCGCTCATCGAGGAGCTCGGTACCGACACCCTGCCGGTCGTCGAGGACCTGACCACCATCGTCGGTGGCTTCCTGTCCACCTCCGCCGGCTTCCACGAGGTCGAGCGCGACCTCGTCTCCACCTACGGCCCCGAGGCGCAGCGCCTGGCCAACGTCATCAACCGCCTGACCCAGTAG
- a CDS encoding cell wall-binding repeat-containing protein — MRSPLLAVAVILLLLAPAAAGAQGIFASADISALLRTSYDDDLLIQVANDGPSDATGVAVVTLPPGLLAVDLPAGCVAEGPTTLRCTTPELMPGSRTTFPVEIVQTERGAQQVAASVQGTASDPRSANDRATISIDTLPAPVVGHDPVEDAVVVSRMRFRGAAARVPHVVLARSDDVADALAGTALTGNAPLLYTATGALAPATAEEIDRVLPDGGTVLVLGGPGAIAEPVVEALRTRGHHPVRLAGVSRIGTALAVAERLVDSGADPSTVVVARAFGEGAAAWADAVAFGAYAASTATPVLLTDGDVGSREVAAWMAEHASARTIVAGGPAAVSDTALAGLPGVQRVAGPDRAGTAVAAAGLLLAQRPAGEGRDGDAAFHLVNGYLDDAWTHGLLAAGLAADEHAPLLYVDTHDAPEATEAALTSCRDSPVAIAVVGGPEVVDPSVRAHLDELDANAC; from the coding sequence GTGCGATCACCACTCCTCGCCGTTGCCGTCATCCTTCTCCTGCTTGCCCCCGCCGCCGCCGGGGCCCAGGGCATCTTCGCCTCCGCCGACATCTCCGCCCTGCTGCGGACCAGCTACGACGACGACCTGCTGATCCAGGTTGCCAACGACGGTCCCTCCGACGCCACGGGCGTTGCCGTCGTCACCCTGCCGCCCGGCCTGCTCGCCGTCGACCTTCCCGCCGGCTGCGTGGCCGAGGGACCGACCACCCTGCGGTGCACCACCCCCGAGCTGATGCCTGGCTCGCGCACCACCTTCCCGGTGGAGATCGTCCAGACCGAGCGTGGGGCCCAGCAGGTCGCCGCGTCGGTACAGGGCACCGCCAGCGACCCACGGTCGGCCAACGACCGGGCGACCATCAGCATCGACACCCTCCCCGCACCGGTCGTCGGCCACGATCCGGTCGAGGATGCCGTGGTGGTGTCCCGCATGCGCTTCCGCGGCGCCGCGGCTCGTGTCCCCCATGTGGTCCTCGCCCGATCCGACGACGTCGCCGACGCCCTGGCCGGCACCGCGCTGACCGGCAACGCGCCGCTGCTGTACACCGCGACCGGCGCGCTGGCCCCGGCAACCGCAGAGGAGATCGACCGAGTCCTGCCCGACGGCGGGACCGTCCTGGTCCTGGGCGGTCCGGGGGCGATCGCCGAACCGGTCGTCGAGGCGCTGCGCACACGCGGACACCACCCCGTGCGGCTGGCCGGGGTGTCGCGCATCGGGACGGCGCTGGCGGTTGCCGAGCGGCTGGTCGACTCCGGCGCAGACCCCTCGACCGTCGTGGTGGCCCGCGCCTTCGGGGAGGGTGCCGCAGCGTGGGCGGATGCCGTGGCCTTCGGGGCCTACGCGGCCAGCACCGCCACGCCCGTGCTGCTGACCGATGGGGACGTCGGGTCACGCGAGGTGGCCGCCTGGATGGCCGAGCACGCCAGCGCCCGCACGATCGTGGCCGGGGGGCCCGCTGCGGTCAGCGACACTGCACTCGCGGGCCTGCCGGGTGTCCAGCGCGTGGCGGGTCCGGACCGCGCCGGCACCGCGGTGGCTGCTGCCGGGCTGCTCCTTGCCCAGCGTCCGGCCGGCGAGGGGCGTGACGGCGACGCCGCGTTCCACCTGGTCAACGGGTACCTCGACGATGCCTGGACCCACGGACTCCTCGCGGCTGGGCTGGCCGCTGACGAACACGCCCCCCTCCTCTACGTGGACACCCACGACGCGCCCGAGGCGACCGAGGCGGCGCTGACCTCCTGTCGCGACAGTCCGGTCGCCATCGCCGTCGTCGGCGGACCCGAGGTCGTCGATCCGTCGGTGCGGGCCCATCTCGACGAGCTGGACGCCAACGCCTGCTGA
- a CDS encoding cell wall-binding repeat-containing protein: MIALVASFVPAVASAQGLFATADVAVDMRRSYDDDLLVDVANRGPSEVRATAEISLDRDLMAVDLPARCAAHGPRVVRCSTPLLRPGSSTTFPLEVVQTDRGAQQVSVVVTSTATDPLAANDRDTLSIETLPTPNIGTDTADTAVVVSRMRFRGAAAQVPHVVLARGDDFADALVGTALTGDAPLLFTGRDGLDARTAAEIDRVLPQGGTVLVLGGPGAIGDPVLASLRAAGHEPVRLAGASRIETALAVADRLVDIGADPSTVVVARAFGEGAAAWADAIAFGAFAGETATPILLTDPTSGSVEVAEWMAARGTTRTLVAGGVGAVEDGALAGLPGIERVAGVDRAGTAVAASQLLPARRTSRGAAFHLVNGYLDSSWAHGLLAAGLAVDEGAPVLFVNSTDAPDATRTALSSCRDAPVAVAVVGGPDEVAPSLRIELDQLDASAC; encoded by the coding sequence GTGATAGCCCTCGTCGCCTCGTTCGTGCCGGCGGTGGCCAGCGCACAGGGGTTGTTCGCCACGGCGGACGTGGCCGTGGACATGCGACGCAGCTACGACGACGACCTGCTCGTGGACGTCGCCAACCGCGGCCCCTCGGAGGTACGGGCCACCGCAGAGATCTCGCTCGATCGTGACCTGATGGCGGTCGACCTGCCGGCCCGTTGTGCCGCCCACGGGCCCCGGGTGGTCCGGTGCTCCACGCCCCTGCTGCGGCCGGGGTCGAGCACGACCTTCCCGCTGGAGGTCGTCCAGACCGACCGTGGTGCACAGCAGGTGAGCGTGGTCGTCACCAGCACCGCCACAGACCCGCTGGCGGCCAACGACCGCGACACGTTGAGCATCGAGACGCTGCCGACGCCGAACATCGGCACCGACACCGCCGACACCGCCGTCGTCGTCTCCCGCATGCGGTTCCGCGGCGCAGCGGCCCAGGTCCCCCATGTGGTCCTGGCGCGCGGCGACGACTTCGCCGATGCCCTCGTGGGGACGGCGCTCACCGGCGACGCGCCGTTGCTGTTCACCGGCCGGGACGGGTTGGATGCGCGGACGGCTGCGGAGATCGATCGCGTCCTCCCGCAGGGTGGCACCGTGCTCGTCCTGGGCGGTCCCGGGGCCATCGGCGATCCCGTCCTTGCCTCGCTGCGCGCTGCGGGGCACGAGCCCGTGCGCCTTGCGGGTGCGTCTCGCATCGAAACGGCGCTGGCGGTGGCCGACCGGCTGGTCGACATCGGGGCGGACCCGTCGACCGTCGTGGTGGCCCGTGCGTTCGGGGAGGGGGCTGCGGCGTGGGCCGATGCGATCGCCTTCGGGGCCTTCGCCGGCGAGACCGCCACGCCGATCCTGCTGACCGACCCCACGTCCGGGTCGGTCGAGGTGGCCGAGTGGATGGCCGCCCGTGGTACCACCCGAACCCTCGTGGCCGGCGGGGTTGGTGCGGTCGAGGACGGCGCGCTGGCGGGGCTCCCCGGCATCGAACGCGTGGCCGGTGTGGATCGTGCCGGCACCGCCGTGGCCGCAAGCCAGCTCCTCCCCGCACGGCGGACGTCACGCGGCGCCGCGTTCCACCTCGTCAACGGCTACCTCGACAGCAGCTGGGCCCACGGACTCCTCGCCGCCGGCCTTGCCGTCGACGAAGGTGCGCCGGTGCTGTTCGTCAACAGCACCGACGCACCGGATGCGACCCGCACCGCACTGTCGTCGTGCCGCGACGCGCCGGTCGCGGTCGCCGTCGTGGGTGGCCCCGACGAGGTCGCCCCTTCGCTGCGGATCGAGCTGGACCAGCTCGACGCGTCGGCCTGCTGA